One Vespa velutina chromosome 19, iVesVel2.1, whole genome shotgun sequence DNA segment encodes these proteins:
- the LOC124955850 gene encoding mushroom body large-type Kenyon cell-specific protein 1 isoform X1, with product MADCPYARCIQERRHIRRELLRWTKNMVFVVGLERVAEELMGRRRWKQYQDTLYSGTRISESTTTTTTAAQPLHRLYPALSPSCNPVLGNLGQIGPAHLLHPTPSPTVTPAGATTVLATGLATGLATGVTTGVATGVATGVAGVPGSLVAATATTATVVPTVGHLKQDVSSLQRHHPQNHHHHRHPHSHLHTPSLLAQDQLYQQKQQQQQQQEESRRLRPEEIKIEADEEESVEVSGGGGGGGIVVRENARTADLATSTTSTQTTNTGTVTTTSTTTTTTATTTTTTTTTSTSTTTCVATSTTSVTSTNLLSSRRRRRTKRQNDGEEADAEEEEEGEEEEGNEEEDSRTREEPEKRLKLDEDVDRSVSPHRTDIERTSRNLSATNGTDDNAEGTKERTGELALERIPVTQALLRVKKEEELQEVPGLGIERTTTPASDSEGTRRVGGGAGGGGSGGGCGVISNEAEITTKTIVPPFLLASRRTSPPPEDWKPLDKCYFCLDGKLPHDDQAPLSPQSDSSSSSRSVESPMSVQVDPMAASVVAAALSGTYPTLLPQWCLPPREAPLVGVQAHQDSATSVDQPLDLSAKPKNSQDNNISPLEQQKIPLRMPTGIDSKSIFNSCYRAKPRIAVPVTAAAAAVAAAAVVGAGGSVSRKTYTEEELQAALRDIQSGKLGTRRAAVIYGIPRSTLRNKVYKLAMERERDASLSSTHSHPHESGAPATTTTTITTTTTITTTTPPNTTQNATTPPPQVDEFNTRPLGVREVARLEVDEKELSGAEEEKEVEKALLKPLLSLEDLVRFSALEGSGGDSLRTLLQRGQDAGQEWPGLEHANIGPYIQKMLAAAAPFKGIETQDYRIPEVMRRLMSEDKRLSKSVNGDQGQAQHQQQQLQHHQHHHHSVSAVGHQQSGPQTSVQSVTQQQTHQHLRAPMTNDDFNPSIEEEASDSAQGRAILKIPSYKPASTPSCSSNKNGEPTSAAFAQGFAATASSPNLLERASPAFSGTSSPTNSLVGKAVPVNFRDVIAKSISVKFQEGQQAGVTGGLAACQASTVVQPQQPMMPEPSPFKRGRYTPPQPAPPVQQAQQNKPQSQEANKPKPGTGGKGTRPKRGKYRNYDRDSLVEAVRAVQRGEMSVHRAGSYYGVPHSTLEYKVKERHLMRPRKRDQKQPDDKTKDGTSTTTAAAAAAAAAAAAAAMRPGTADKKAPLKTQKPFTPASGIPGPNGLKMPPFIEGMPHLPFPPFNFWSPAPFLPSPFMPGAANVPTILPEQYFASQRMRGLQEQQRSAAIVQQQPHQQHSQREREAGATVSSTETPGTSTARNATIAKAPREITESLYDGSGANGSFLDNLIRSSLETGIPRDQRVLTETRSQQQQTSSSSSTSSTSSQQQQQQQQQQQQQHPETMSGKALIDQLCRNSRRTPLPRITQDSSEDESYRGPSGTSGRLDRVPERPERVPTVDLSPSPSERARTDDGSDRLTSPPTPLSISRAGSRDEDSTRDSRLDRASREREVHNGAAQEDRGALGTQQQQQLNHYPDLHNLYAVSTDKKSACDSKLIVDHSSQKTQQQQQQQQQQQQKEYAAVSGLVVQLQRGYNTGSSRSAEQTNSQQPAEQRGPVIGMEDSVEQ from the exons ATGGCGGATTGCCCCTATGCCCGCTGTATACAGGAACGCAGACATATCCGACGGGAGCTGCTGCGATGGACAAAGAATATGGTCTTCGTAGTCG GTCTGGAACGAGTAGCGGAGGAGTTGATGGGCCGTAGGAGATGGAAGCAATATCAGGACACCCTGTACAGCGGCACGCGCATCAGCGaatcaacgacgacgacgacgacagcgGCACAGCCCCTCCATCGGCTTTACCCGGCGTTGTCACCGTCTTGCAATCCGGTGCTCGGGAATCTGGGCCAGATTGGGCCAGCTCACCTGCTTCATCCAACTCCGTCGCCAACCGTTACGCCGGCAGGAGCTACGACGGTTCTTGCGACGGGTTTAGCGACGGGTCTGGCAACGGGGGTGACGACGGGGGTAGCGACGGGGGTCGCTACGGGGGTGGCAGGAGTGCCTGGGAGCTTGGTTGCTGCCACGGCTACGACGGCCACCGTCGTACCCACGGTCGGTCACCTCAAACAGGACGTCTCTTCTCTTCAGAGGCATCACCCTcaaaatcatcatcatcatcgacaTCCTCACTCTCATCTCCATACGCCGTCCTTGCTGGCCCAGGATCAGCTTTATCAGCAaaagcaacagcagcagcagcagcaagaGGAATCCAGACGTTTGAGACCGGAGGAAATAAAGATCGAAGCGGACGAAGAAGAGTCCGTAGAAGtcagtggtggtggtggtggtggtggtatcGTCGTACGAGAGAACGCGAGGACAGCGGATTTGGCGACGAGTACGACCTCGACGCAAACGACGAATACGGGTACTgtgacgacgacgtcgacgacgacgacaacgacggcaACGACGACCACAACCACAACCACGACGAGTACGTCGACGACAACGTGCGTCGCGACGTCAACTACATCGGTTACATCGACGAATCTGCTCTCGTCGAGAAGACGGCGTCGAACGAAAAGACAAAACGACGGAGAGGAAGCCGACGccgaggaagaggaggaaggagaggaggaggaaggaaacgAGGAGGAGGATTCGAGGACGCGAGAGGAACCGGAAAAACGGTTGAAACTCGACGAGGACGTCGATAGGTCCGTCAGTCCTCATAGAACGGATATAGAAAGAACGTCTCGCAATCTTTCGGCTACCAACGGCACGGACGACAACGCGGAAGGGACCAAG GAACGGACAGGAGAGCTCGCGTTGGAACGGATACCAGTGACGCAAGCTTTActgagagtaaaaaaagaagaggagttACAGGAGGTGCCAGGTTTAGGAATCGAAAGGACGACGACACCGGCATCCGATTCGGAAGGGACCAGAAGAGTCGGAGGAGGTGCCggaggtggtggtagtggtggtggttgtggtGTTATCTCAAACGAGGCTGAAATCACGACGAAAACTATCGTTCCGCCGTTTCTTCTAGCGAGTCGACGTACAAGTCCACCGCCGGAAGATTGGAAGCCTCTCGACAAGTGTTACTTCTGCCTAGATGGCAAGCTGCCCCACGACGATCAAGCGCCGCTC AGTCCACAGAGCGACAGCAGCAGTAGTTCGCGATCGGTGGAGTCACCGATGTCGGTCCAAGTCGACCCAATGGCGGCGTCCGTCGTCGCGGCCGCTCTCAGCGGTACTTACCCGACTTTATTGCCTCAGTGGTGCTTACCACCAAGAGAGGCACCTCTCGTCGGGGTACAGGCTCATCAGGACAGTGCCACGTCGGTCGATCAACCACTCGATCTCTCGGCGAAACCGAAAAATTCTCAG GATAACAACATATCTCCCCTGGAACAACAGAAAATACCTCTGAGGATGCCCACGGGTATCGACTCCAAGAGCATCTTCAA CTCGTGTTACCGCGCGAAACCGCGTATTGCCGTGCCGGTGACGGCAGCAGCGGCGGCTGTAGCGGCGGCAGCAGTGGTGGGTGCAGGGGGTAGCGTCAGCCGGAAGACTTACACCGAGGAGGAACTACAGGCCGCCCTAAGGGACATACAGAGTGGAAAACTCGGCACGCGAAGGGCAGCCGTGATTTATGGGATACCACGAAGTACCCTACGCAACAAGGTCTACAAGCTTGCGATGGAGCGCGAAAGGGATGCGTCCCTCTCTAGCACCCATTCACACCCTCACGAGTCCGGCGCCCCagccaccactaccaccaccatcaccaccaccaccaccatcaccactacaACACCACCAAATACGACCCAAAACGCGACCACTCCGCCCCCGCAAGTGGATGAG TTTAACACGCGGCCACTCGGCGTTCGCGAGGTTGCAAGGCTCGAG GTGGACGAGAAGGAACTATCGGGAgcagaagaggaaaaagaggtcGAGAAGGCACTCCTGAAACCTTTGTTGTCGTTGGAAGACCTAGTAAGGTTTTCCGCACTCGAAGGTAGCGGTGGAGATTCCCTGAGGACTCTGCTTCAGCGAGGACAGGATGCGGGTCAGGAATGGCCAGGTTTGGAGCATGCAAACATCGGTCCGTACATTCAAAAAATGTTGGCTGCGGCAGCACCGTTCAAAG GAATAGAAACACAAGACTACCGCATTCCGGAGGTGATGAGGAGGTTAATGAGCGAGGATAAGAGATTAAGTAAGAGCGTGAACGGAGATCAAGGACAGGCACAGCATCAGCAACAACAACTTCAACATCAtcagcatcatcatcattcgGTATCGGCGGTAGGACATCAACAAAGTGGCCCACAAACGAGTGTGCAATCGGTGACGCAACAGCAAACGCATCAACATCTCCGGGCACCGATGACCAACGATGATTTTAATCCGAGCATCGAGGAAGAGGCGAGCGATAGTGCTCAAGGCAGAGCAATATTGAAGATTCCGTCCTACAAGCCAGCGAGTACGCCAAGTTGTTCGAGTAACAAGAACGGCGAACCGACGTCGGCTGCTTTCGCTCAGGGATTCGCGGCAACGGCTTCGAGTCCGAATCTTCTGGAACGTGCTAGCCCAGCGTTCTCGGGGACGAGCAGCCCGACGAACTCCCTGGTCGGCAAGGCGGTGCCTGTTAATTTTCGTGACGTCATCGCGAAGAGTATCAGCGTCAAGTTCCAAGAAGGTCAACAGGCAGGTGTTACAGGTGGATTAGCGGCTTGTCAAGCAAGTACAGTGGTACAACCGCAGCAACCGATGATGCCCGAGCCGAGTCCATTCAAAAGGGGCCGTTATACGCCACCTCAACCAGCGCCACCTGTTCAGCAAGCTCAACAGAATAAGCCGCAAAGTCAGGAGGCCAACAAGCCGAAACCCGGTACTGGTGGTAAAGGAACTAGACCAAAACGCGGAAAGTATAGAAATTACGATAGAGATAGTCTCGTCGAAGCCGTGCGTGCGGTTCAACGAGGCGAGATGAGCGTTCATCGAGCTGGTAGCTACTATGGCGTGCCGCATTCCACCCTCGAGTACAAAGTTAAAGAACGCCACCTCATGAGGCCACGCAAGAG GGACCAGAAGCAACCGGACGACAAGACGAAAGATGGAACGAGTACGACGACGGCGGCAGCGGCAGCTGCGGCCGCGGCGGCGGCTGCTGCGGCAATGAGACCCGGTACAGCTGACAAAAAGGCACCGCTGAAGACTCAAAAACCGTTCACCCCGGCCAGTGGTATTCCTGGTCCTAATGGACTGAAGATGCCACCTTTCATCGAAGGCATGCCGCACTTACCTTTTCCACCTTTTAACTTTTGGAGTCCTGCCCCGTTCTTACCCTCACCGTTCATGCCGGGTGCCGCCAATGTACCGACCATCCTTCCGGAGCAATACTTTGCGTCACAAAGGATGCGTGGCTTGCAAGAACAGCAAAGAAGCGCAGCGATTGTTCAACAACAGCCGCATCAACAGCATTCGcagcgagaaagagaggccGGGGCGACCGTCTCGAGCACGGAAACGCCTGGTACGTCGACCGCAAGAAACGCGACGATCGCTAAGGCACCACGGGAAATAACGGAGAGTCTTTACGATGGTAGCGGAGCGAATGGAAGTTTTTTGGACAATCTGATAAGGTCGAGTCTTGAGACCGGTATACCTAGGGATCAACGAGTCTTGACGGAAACGAGAAGTCAACAGCAAcaaacgtcgtcgtcgtcgtctacgTCGTCGACTTCGTctcagcaacaacaacagcagcagcagcagcaacaacagcaacaccCAGAAACGATGAGCGGCAAGGCCTTGATCGATCAACTATGTAGGAATTCGAGGAGGACACCGTTGCCGCGTATAACGCAAGATAGTAGCGAGGATGAGAGTTATAGGGGACCATCGGGAACTTCCGGTAGACTCGATAGAGTACCAGAGAGACCGGAGAGGGTACCTACCGTTGATCTCAGCCCATCGCCCTCCGAGAGGGCTCGTACCGACGATGGCAGCGATCGTTTGACCTCACCGCCGACGCCTCTTTCGATCTCCCGTGCGGGAAGCAGGGACGAGGACAGTACTCGCGACTCGAGGTTAGATCGTGCCAGTAGAGAACGCGAAGTTCATAACGGTGCCGCTCAGGAAGATCGAGGTGCCCTCGGTacgcagcaacagcaacaattGAATCATTACCCGGACTTACACAATCTTTATGCCGTATCAACTGACAAAAAAAGTGCCTGTGATAGTAAGCTTATAGTAGATCATTCGAGCCAGAAGActcaacaacagcaacaacaacagcaacagcaacaacagaaGGAATATGCCGCGGTAAGCGGCTTGGTCGTGCAACTGCAGAGGGGCTACAACACCGGCAGCAGCAGGTCCGCCGAGCAAACGAACAGCCAACAGCCGGCGGAACAACGTGGACCTGTCATCGGTATGGAAGACTCCGTAGAGCAGTAG
- the LOC124955850 gene encoding mushroom body large-type Kenyon cell-specific protein 1 isoform X4: protein MADCPYARCIQERRHIRRELLRWTKNMVFVVGLERVAEELMGRRRWKQYQDTLYSGTRISESTTTTTTAAQPLHRLYPALSPSCNPVLGNLGQIGPAHLLHPTPSPTVTPAGATTVLATGLATGLATGVTTGVATGVATGVAGVPGSLVAATATTATVVPTVGHLKQDVSSLQRHHPQNHHHHRHPHSHLHTPSLLAQDQLYQQKQQQQQQQEESRRLRPEEIKIEADEEESVEVSGGGGGGGIVVRENARTADLATSTTSTQTTNTGTVTTTSTTTTTTATTTTTTTTTSTSTTTCVATSTTSVTSTNLLSSRRRRRTKRQNDGEEADAEEEEEGEEEEGNEEEDSRTREEPEKRLKLDEDVDRSVSPHRTDIERTSRNLSATNGTDDNAEGTKERTGELALERIPVTQALLRVKKEEELQEVPGLGIERTTTPASDSEGTRRVGGGAGGGGSGGGCGVISNEAEITTKTIVPPFLLASRRTSPPPEDWKPLDKCYFCLDGKLPHDDQAPLDNNISPLEQQKIPLRMPTGIDSKSIFNSCYRAKPRIAVPVTAAAAAVAAAAVVGAGGSVSRKTYTEEELQAALRDIQSGKLGTRRAAVIYGIPRSTLRNKVYKLAMERERDASLSSTHSHPHESGAPATTTTTITTTTTITTTTPPNTTQNATTPPPQVDEFNTRPLGVREVARLEVDEKELSGAEEEKEVEKALLKPLLSLEDLVRFSALEGSGGDSLRTLLQRGQDAGQEWPGLEHANIGPYIQKMLAAAAPFKGIETQDYRIPEVMRRLMSEDKRLSKSVNGDQGQAQHQQQQLQHHQHHHHSVSAVGHQQSGPQTSVQSVTQQQTHQHLRAPMTNDDFNPSIEEEASDSAQGRAILKIPSYKPASTPSCSSNKNGEPTSAAFAQGFAATASSPNLLERASPAFSGTSSPTNSLVGKAVPVNFRDVIAKSISVKFQEGQQAGVTGGLAACQASTVVQPQQPMMPEPSPFKRGRYTPPQPAPPVQQAQQNKPQSQEANKPKPGTGGKGTRPKRGKYRNYDRDSLVEAVRAVQRGEMSVHRAGSYYGVPHSTLEYKVKERHLMRPRKRDQKQPDDKTKDGTSTTTAAAAAAAAAAAAAAMRPGTADKKAPLKTQKPFTPASGIPGPNGLKMPPFIEGMPHLPFPPFNFWSPAPFLPSPFMPGAANVPTILPEQYFASQRMRGLQEQQRSAAIVQQQPHQQHSQREREAGATVSSTETPGTSTARNATIAKAPREITESLYDGSGANGSFLDNLIRSSLETGIPRDQRVLTETRSQQQQTSSSSSTSSTSSQQQQQQQQQQQQQHPETMSGKALIDQLCRNSRRTPLPRITQDSSEDESYRGPSGTSGRLDRVPERPERVPTVDLSPSPSERARTDDGSDRLTSPPTPLSISRAGSRDEDSTRDSRLDRASREREVHNGAAQEDRGALGTQQQQQLNHYPDLHNLYAVSTDKKSACDSKLIVDHSSQKTQQQQQQQQQQQQKEYAAVSGLVVQLQRGYNTGSSRSAEQTNSQQPAEQRGPVIGMEDSVEQ from the exons ATGGCGGATTGCCCCTATGCCCGCTGTATACAGGAACGCAGACATATCCGACGGGAGCTGCTGCGATGGACAAAGAATATGGTCTTCGTAGTCG GTCTGGAACGAGTAGCGGAGGAGTTGATGGGCCGTAGGAGATGGAAGCAATATCAGGACACCCTGTACAGCGGCACGCGCATCAGCGaatcaacgacgacgacgacgacagcgGCACAGCCCCTCCATCGGCTTTACCCGGCGTTGTCACCGTCTTGCAATCCGGTGCTCGGGAATCTGGGCCAGATTGGGCCAGCTCACCTGCTTCATCCAACTCCGTCGCCAACCGTTACGCCGGCAGGAGCTACGACGGTTCTTGCGACGGGTTTAGCGACGGGTCTGGCAACGGGGGTGACGACGGGGGTAGCGACGGGGGTCGCTACGGGGGTGGCAGGAGTGCCTGGGAGCTTGGTTGCTGCCACGGCTACGACGGCCACCGTCGTACCCACGGTCGGTCACCTCAAACAGGACGTCTCTTCTCTTCAGAGGCATCACCCTcaaaatcatcatcatcatcgacaTCCTCACTCTCATCTCCATACGCCGTCCTTGCTGGCCCAGGATCAGCTTTATCAGCAaaagcaacagcagcagcagcagcaagaGGAATCCAGACGTTTGAGACCGGAGGAAATAAAGATCGAAGCGGACGAAGAAGAGTCCGTAGAAGtcagtggtggtggtggtggtggtggtatcGTCGTACGAGAGAACGCGAGGACAGCGGATTTGGCGACGAGTACGACCTCGACGCAAACGACGAATACGGGTACTgtgacgacgacgtcgacgacgacgacaacgacggcaACGACGACCACAACCACAACCACGACGAGTACGTCGACGACAACGTGCGTCGCGACGTCAACTACATCGGTTACATCGACGAATCTGCTCTCGTCGAGAAGACGGCGTCGAACGAAAAGACAAAACGACGGAGAGGAAGCCGACGccgaggaagaggaggaaggagaggaggaggaaggaaacgAGGAGGAGGATTCGAGGACGCGAGAGGAACCGGAAAAACGGTTGAAACTCGACGAGGACGTCGATAGGTCCGTCAGTCCTCATAGAACGGATATAGAAAGAACGTCTCGCAATCTTTCGGCTACCAACGGCACGGACGACAACGCGGAAGGGACCAAG GAACGGACAGGAGAGCTCGCGTTGGAACGGATACCAGTGACGCAAGCTTTActgagagtaaaaaaagaagaggagttACAGGAGGTGCCAGGTTTAGGAATCGAAAGGACGACGACACCGGCATCCGATTCGGAAGGGACCAGAAGAGTCGGAGGAGGTGCCggaggtggtggtagtggtggtggttgtggtGTTATCTCAAACGAGGCTGAAATCACGACGAAAACTATCGTTCCGCCGTTTCTTCTAGCGAGTCGACGTACAAGTCCACCGCCGGAAGATTGGAAGCCTCTCGACAAGTGTTACTTCTGCCTAGATGGCAAGCTGCCCCACGACGATCAAGCGCCGCTC GATAACAACATATCTCCCCTGGAACAACAGAAAATACCTCTGAGGATGCCCACGGGTATCGACTCCAAGAGCATCTTCAA CTCGTGTTACCGCGCGAAACCGCGTATTGCCGTGCCGGTGACGGCAGCAGCGGCGGCTGTAGCGGCGGCAGCAGTGGTGGGTGCAGGGGGTAGCGTCAGCCGGAAGACTTACACCGAGGAGGAACTACAGGCCGCCCTAAGGGACATACAGAGTGGAAAACTCGGCACGCGAAGGGCAGCCGTGATTTATGGGATACCACGAAGTACCCTACGCAACAAGGTCTACAAGCTTGCGATGGAGCGCGAAAGGGATGCGTCCCTCTCTAGCACCCATTCACACCCTCACGAGTCCGGCGCCCCagccaccactaccaccaccatcaccaccaccaccaccatcaccactacaACACCACCAAATACGACCCAAAACGCGACCACTCCGCCCCCGCAAGTGGATGAG TTTAACACGCGGCCACTCGGCGTTCGCGAGGTTGCAAGGCTCGAG GTGGACGAGAAGGAACTATCGGGAgcagaagaggaaaaagaggtcGAGAAGGCACTCCTGAAACCTTTGTTGTCGTTGGAAGACCTAGTAAGGTTTTCCGCACTCGAAGGTAGCGGTGGAGATTCCCTGAGGACTCTGCTTCAGCGAGGACAGGATGCGGGTCAGGAATGGCCAGGTTTGGAGCATGCAAACATCGGTCCGTACATTCAAAAAATGTTGGCTGCGGCAGCACCGTTCAAAG GAATAGAAACACAAGACTACCGCATTCCGGAGGTGATGAGGAGGTTAATGAGCGAGGATAAGAGATTAAGTAAGAGCGTGAACGGAGATCAAGGACAGGCACAGCATCAGCAACAACAACTTCAACATCAtcagcatcatcatcattcgGTATCGGCGGTAGGACATCAACAAAGTGGCCCACAAACGAGTGTGCAATCGGTGACGCAACAGCAAACGCATCAACATCTCCGGGCACCGATGACCAACGATGATTTTAATCCGAGCATCGAGGAAGAGGCGAGCGATAGTGCTCAAGGCAGAGCAATATTGAAGATTCCGTCCTACAAGCCAGCGAGTACGCCAAGTTGTTCGAGTAACAAGAACGGCGAACCGACGTCGGCTGCTTTCGCTCAGGGATTCGCGGCAACGGCTTCGAGTCCGAATCTTCTGGAACGTGCTAGCCCAGCGTTCTCGGGGACGAGCAGCCCGACGAACTCCCTGGTCGGCAAGGCGGTGCCTGTTAATTTTCGTGACGTCATCGCGAAGAGTATCAGCGTCAAGTTCCAAGAAGGTCAACAGGCAGGTGTTACAGGTGGATTAGCGGCTTGTCAAGCAAGTACAGTGGTACAACCGCAGCAACCGATGATGCCCGAGCCGAGTCCATTCAAAAGGGGCCGTTATACGCCACCTCAACCAGCGCCACCTGTTCAGCAAGCTCAACAGAATAAGCCGCAAAGTCAGGAGGCCAACAAGCCGAAACCCGGTACTGGTGGTAAAGGAACTAGACCAAAACGCGGAAAGTATAGAAATTACGATAGAGATAGTCTCGTCGAAGCCGTGCGTGCGGTTCAACGAGGCGAGATGAGCGTTCATCGAGCTGGTAGCTACTATGGCGTGCCGCATTCCACCCTCGAGTACAAAGTTAAAGAACGCCACCTCATGAGGCCACGCAAGAG GGACCAGAAGCAACCGGACGACAAGACGAAAGATGGAACGAGTACGACGACGGCGGCAGCGGCAGCTGCGGCCGCGGCGGCGGCTGCTGCGGCAATGAGACCCGGTACAGCTGACAAAAAGGCACCGCTGAAGACTCAAAAACCGTTCACCCCGGCCAGTGGTATTCCTGGTCCTAATGGACTGAAGATGCCACCTTTCATCGAAGGCATGCCGCACTTACCTTTTCCACCTTTTAACTTTTGGAGTCCTGCCCCGTTCTTACCCTCACCGTTCATGCCGGGTGCCGCCAATGTACCGACCATCCTTCCGGAGCAATACTTTGCGTCACAAAGGATGCGTGGCTTGCAAGAACAGCAAAGAAGCGCAGCGATTGTTCAACAACAGCCGCATCAACAGCATTCGcagcgagaaagagaggccGGGGCGACCGTCTCGAGCACGGAAACGCCTGGTACGTCGACCGCAAGAAACGCGACGATCGCTAAGGCACCACGGGAAATAACGGAGAGTCTTTACGATGGTAGCGGAGCGAATGGAAGTTTTTTGGACAATCTGATAAGGTCGAGTCTTGAGACCGGTATACCTAGGGATCAACGAGTCTTGACGGAAACGAGAAGTCAACAGCAAcaaacgtcgtcgtcgtcgtctacgTCGTCGACTTCGTctcagcaacaacaacagcagcagcagcagcaacaacagcaacaccCAGAAACGATGAGCGGCAAGGCCTTGATCGATCAACTATGTAGGAATTCGAGGAGGACACCGTTGCCGCGTATAACGCAAGATAGTAGCGAGGATGAGAGTTATAGGGGACCATCGGGAACTTCCGGTAGACTCGATAGAGTACCAGAGAGACCGGAGAGGGTACCTACCGTTGATCTCAGCCCATCGCCCTCCGAGAGGGCTCGTACCGACGATGGCAGCGATCGTTTGACCTCACCGCCGACGCCTCTTTCGATCTCCCGTGCGGGAAGCAGGGACGAGGACAGTACTCGCGACTCGAGGTTAGATCGTGCCAGTAGAGAACGCGAAGTTCATAACGGTGCCGCTCAGGAAGATCGAGGTGCCCTCGGTacgcagcaacagcaacaattGAATCATTACCCGGACTTACACAATCTTTATGCCGTATCAACTGACAAAAAAAGTGCCTGTGATAGTAAGCTTATAGTAGATCATTCGAGCCAGAAGActcaacaacagcaacaacaacagcaacagcaacaacagaaGGAATATGCCGCGGTAAGCGGCTTGGTCGTGCAACTGCAGAGGGGCTACAACACCGGCAGCAGCAGGTCCGCCGAGCAAACGAACAGCCAACAGCCGGCGGAACAACGTGGACCTGTCATCGGTATGGAAGACTCCGTAGAGCAGTAG